The sequence below is a genomic window from Uranotaenia lowii strain MFRU-FL chromosome 2, ASM2978415v1, whole genome shotgun sequence.
GCCGAAGAAGGAAAAGGAAATTACCGAAGATGACATTATCGGTATGATAGAAAACACGATCGAGGAAAAACAGAATGGCAGTAAAGATTTATCCAAACTTGACCTGGACGAATTGGACGAACTGGAAGATTCAGAAGATGAAGCTGTTCTGCTCGAATACCGTCGCAAGCGAATGGCCGAAATACAGGCTTTGGCACAGAAAGCAAAGTTCGGAAGTGTTATCGAAATATCCGGCCAGGACTATGTGAACGAGGTAACCAAAGCTGGCTCGGAAATTTACGTTGTGTTGCATCTGTACAGCAGGGGCGTTCCATTTTGCTCCCTGATAAATCAGCACCTGTCGCAGTTGGCCCCCCTTTTTCCAGCGACGAAATTTGTGCGCGCAATTGCCACCACGTGCATTCCGAACTATCCCGAACGCAATCTTCCAACGATCTTCATCTACTACGAAGGACAGCTCAAGAAACAGTTCGTAGGGCCGATAGAGCTAGGTGGACCGAATCTGACGTGCGAAGAGCTAGAGTACATGCTGGGACAGGCGAAGGCAATCGAAAGTAGCATCACCGAGGATCCTCGGAAGGCTAGAGCAGTGAAAGATAAGATGTTTGCGGAACTATCCGATGCCAACGATTGGTGAAATGGTGCATGTTGACAcactaatttataaaaatttgagaataaatTTACTCCTTGATTTTTAAAGGACCACACAGTTGTTTCTAAGCTTGTGTTCAATCATATCCAATTTAGTAATTTAGCTTGTTTCTCATCAAAAGAAAGTATCGATCAGAAAGGTCGACTCGAAATTGTAGGAACTTATTGAAcgataaggtacaccggggtaagtggggacggtattTCGTATAGTtcagctttaaaaaatcattaaaaaatcagcagtgggtcaattttgataaaatcgcgttcaatgtgatgcagaacatgttgttcacaAATGCTGGAGAGATGGgcttgatagacgcaaagcgaaaaaagttatcacgtaaattgttatggactgctggtgtcttcacttaccccgctttatggggtaagtgggaacagtagattttccctttgatttctcaggaaattttcaacaaatttgtgtttttttggttgaatacgttactttattgctcaaaccgtccgaaattttgaaaaaagttcatggtactattaataaggcatcttacaatgattattgtgtgttATCCGATATTATCGAGAATATATACTTATTGTAGaaaaaacaagtacttttcccaacttttcatgatctgaatgctaaataaagctaaattgtattgaatgaaggagagaaaattgaaaaaatgtgtaaacatcaagtatttataaagccgtccccacttaccccaggtaaggtttggaaacaaaattttagatttttgcaaataaacccttttttctcaatttttaaccgtTGTTTCTTTTCCTAATTGGTTGTTttgaatgtaaggattgtttcaatgtagagtttttcgtcaagagccagtTAGTTcacgagaaatttgcgattgaaaaagatgcacatcaactccacatcgtagttaaaaatagaaaatttacaaatagtcaccgtaaacatccgcaatcttcggaaccgtatctcttttacagttattggatagattacaagtaaatttaacattctgcattaaaagtttgaaaaaatagtggacAGTATagttttaatagccaccgtccccacttaccccggtgtaccttataaaaaa
It includes:
- the LOC129747261 gene encoding viral IAP-associated factor homolog, producing MQDPNEDTEWNDVLRAKGILPPKKEKEITEDDIIGMIENTIEEKQNGSKDLSKLDLDELDELEDSEDEAVLLEYRRKRMAEIQALAQKAKFGSVIEISGQDYVNEVTKAGSEIYVVLHLYSRGVPFCSLINQHLSQLAPLFPATKFVRAIATTCIPNYPERNLPTIFIYYEGQLKKQFVGPIELGGPNLTCEELEYMLGQAKAIESSITEDPRKARAVKDKMFAELSDANDW